One genomic segment of Hordeum vulgare subsp. vulgare chromosome 2H, MorexV3_pseudomolecules_assembly, whole genome shotgun sequence includes these proteins:
- the LOC123427791 gene encoding probable nucleoredoxin 1-2, which produces MAASPTPGGGGIGAILAAGDRDYLVRNSGEQVKISGIEGDTVALYFSASWCPPCRRFTPKLIEAYKELTSLGKSFEVVFVSGDQDEEAFNAYFAKMPWLAVPFSDSEGRKNLDERFEVNGIPHLVFLDAKTGEVLTDEGVEFVSEYGIEAYPFTTERINELKEQEKAAKDNQTIHSVLGTANRAYVISNTGKEVPIVDLEGKYVGICFVVNGYPLVEEFTSVLAKIYAKLKEVGEKFEVVAVSLDSDEESFNTSFSSMPWLAIPQGDKMCQKLVSYFELSDLPTLVLIGPDGKTLSSNIAGIIDEHGLDAWEGFPFSAEKLEILAEKAKAKAASQTLESLLVTGDLDFVIGKDGAKVPVAELVGKTVLLYFSAKWCGPCRAFLPTLVDVYNKIKEKNSDFEIVFISSDKDQSSFDDFFSGMPWLAIPLEDERKADLKKRFKIRGIPSLVAIGPDGKTVNTDAKTSLAVHGADAFPFTDERIEELEKKIDEMAKGWPEKLKHELHEHELVLVRRRRPYGCDGCEEMGNSWSYNCAECDFDLHTKCALGEEKKGEEVKGQEDAAAPAGYVCEGDVCRKA; this is translated from the exons ATGGCGGCGTCCCCTAcccccggcggcggcggcatcgGGGCCATCCTCGCCGCCGGCGACAGGGACTACCTCGTCCGCAACTCCGGCGAGCAG GTGAAGATCAGCGGCATTGAGGGAGACACTGTGGCTCTGTATTTCTCGGCCTCATGGTGCCCGCCATGCCGGCGGTTTACGCCAAAGCTTATTGAAGCATACAAAGAACTTACCTCACTTGGCAAGAGCTTTGAGGTGGTCTTTGTTTCAGGTGACCAAGATGAGGAAGCATTCAATGCCTATTTTGCAAAGATGCCGTGGTTGGCAGTTCCTTTCTCTGACTCTGAAGGACGTAAAAACCTTGATGAGCGGTTTGAGGTCAACGGTATTCCACACCTTGTTTTCCTTGATGCAAAAACTGGTGAAGTTCTTACTGATGAAGGAGTTGAGTTTGTAAGTGAATATGGTATAGAAGCTTATCCTTTTACAACTGAGAGGATCAATGAATTGAAGGAACAAGAAAAGGCAGCTAAGGATAATCAAACTATTCATAGTGTGCTTGGTACAGCAAATCGTGCCTACGTAATTTCAAACACGGGGAAGGAG GTACCCATCGTTGATCTTGAGGGGAAGTATGTTGGTATATGCTTTGTAGTGAACGGCTATCCTCTAGTTGAGGAATTTACCTCAGTGCTTGCCAAGATATATGCGAAACTCAAAGAAGTGGGGGAGAAGTTTGAAGTTGTAGCTGTATCCTTGGACAGTGACGAGGAGTCATTCAATACGAGTTTTTCAAGCATGCCTTGGCTCGCCATTCCTCAGGGCGACAAGATGTGTCAGAAGCTTGTCAGTTACTTTGAGCTTAGTGATCTTCCTACACTAGTGCTGATTGGTCCTGATGGTAAGACACTGAGCAGCAATATTGCGGGCATAATTGATGAGCATGGTTTGGATGCATGGGAGGGGTTTCCCTTCAGTGCAGAGAAGCTGGAAATTCTAGCTGAGAAGGCAAAGGCTAAAGCAGCGTCACAGACATTGGAGTCCCTTTTGGTTACTGGTGATTTAGACTTTGTCATCGGGAAAGATGGAGCAAAG GTTCCTGTAGCAGAACTTGTTGGGAAGACTGTCCTCCTCTACTTTTCAGCTAAATGGTGTGGGCCATGCAGAGCCTTCCTGCCTACACTTGTGGATGTctacaacaagattaaggagaagAACAGCGATTTTGAGATCGTCTTCATCTCCAGCGACAAGGACCAGAGCTCATTCGATGACTTCTTCTCTGGCATGCCATGGCTCGCCATCCCCTTGGAGGACGAAAGGAAGGCGGACCTGAAAAAGAGGTTCAAGATCCGTGGAATCCCTTCTCTCGTCGCCATTGGTCCCGATGGGAAGACGGTCAACACGGACGCAAAGACTTCGCTGGCGGTCCATGGCGCCGACGCGTTTCCGTTCACCGATGAGAGGATCGAGGAGCTGGAGAAGAAGATCGACGAGATGGCAAAGGGGTGGCCTGAGAAGCTGAAGCACGAGCTCCACGAGCACGAGCTCGTGCTGGTGCGCCGCCGCAGGCCGTACGGCTGCGACGGATGCGAGGAGATGGGCAACTCCTGGTCCTACAACTGCGCGGAGTGTGACTTCGATCTGCACACCAAGTGCGCGCTGGGTGAGGAGAAGAAGGGAGAGGAGGTGAAGGGGCAGGAGGATGCTGCTGCCCCAGCTGGGTACGTGTGCGAGGGAGACGTCTGCAGGAAGGCATAG